The following proteins are encoded in a genomic region of Populus trichocarpa isolate Nisqually-1 chromosome 13, P.trichocarpa_v4.1, whole genome shotgun sequence:
- the LOC7465229 gene encoding helicase protein MOM1 isoform X4 has product MKNKNADGNDCRDGASENVNGGSECSQRKVEELIDRCVLRDSEKNLEGNSIASEPVKEVLENNGGPKPPLKSQKLTFLEKDHQFKEGDSREDLNSDDSVLLSAQRTLSEPENDVAQMEQEQLPAELVDLTVNRTPRVDTEVESGYKEMPFKRKRSIEDLNSDATTMVSNKVADAAPYENGRTDSVAKCATSSKRQRGGIEANVTAGPAEPCIADLHLKKSSLYSQLDGDPNTCVICKLGGKLLCCDGQGCKRSYHLSCLDPPLGDVPLGVWHCLACVRKKIEFGMHSVSKGIESIWDASEVEVADDNGVQRQKQFYVKYKGLAHVHNRWLPENQLILEAPSLLAKFNQKNQVRKWKQEWIVPHHMLQKRSVMFPNQHVENFSHHASNILACQFEWLVKWRGLDYEHATWELEIAPFMNSPEAQSLIRDYENRLVKAKGAEYLSIIDKKLTMKKRSLVKLLQLSAGGSPEFDYNHLDFVNYLHDYWLKGENAVLIDDQEQITKVISFILSLSSNASWPFLIITTSASLHSWEEELFRLAPSLYAVVYHGNKDIRKSIRKLEFYSEGGCIMFQILVTSPEVIIEDLNVLESMKWEAVIVDECQSSRIFSHFKQIKMLRTAMRLLLVNGQLKDGITEHLLSLLVHQSDLNGSEDLVTNLSPKTGNLKDQLSKYIANSPRPDPSRFKEYWVPVQLSLMQLEQYCATLLSKSLSLCSSSRNDPVGALRDILISCRKCCDHPYIMNPSLQISLTKDRKEADILDIGIKASGKLQLLGEMLFSIKERGLRALVLFQSSGGSGKDNIGDILDDFVRQRFGQGSYERVDEHVLPSRKQSALKFFNNHQEGRFVFLLETRACSSSIKLSSVDTVIIFASDWNPMTDIRSLQKITLHSQFDQINIFRLYSSCTVEEKVLIIARQDKTLESSLHSISRAASDMLLMWGASYLFEKLSEFHCGNDTASSGNTLFEQSHLKDVIQEFLTIIIQKGKDNTPSNSIILKVKQNQGIYTTNFPLHGERKIQLLDEELPHIFWKKLLEGKQPRWKYSSGLSQRNRKRVQYADDIQKNTVVEGDEVVKKRNKVANNSTNSPSLKAALIGTSGAPVLNMSQFLPSSTGRLNTTATNHVSNFRHSNSNSSEVLKANKVEYNERMNLHDSEKSLHLILKPEITKLCEILQLPENVKVMVERFLEYVLNNHHISREPASILQAFLISLCWTSASMLKHKLGHKESLALAKQHLNFGCKKDEADFVYSKLRCLKKAFLHHTGTYKVATSPKAAEFSTEDHSKNQSNGRSSLSTPSNMQKGRIEVENLRPSQEFSIDQVVSHLGLAQKDYSKSIKDIEKKCDKQMRKLLQRQQEEMEEFEKKYEEEKAELEHMHRTEAAVIRLHSNILERTDKLKVLDNVYAKKFEDLNWQMDMHLNNLLELQLATRNKLQERKAQWIKGVKSWAHAELIKKPTANESGYNQENFVTWNSCCKEQTPERSRSMPDDVPLEVPETVSSSEDVLPGVLATSKPSSDGATSSMLDREVPLEVPQTATVRGVSEDVMSANSFPCEEQIPDLQVTLRVLEANCSSDGPENTIHKSSSEKGSDRVTLTVPDREFSLGVTGIVTSIGGLENAASVNPSPSEGQPHARSTSCMDVREVLLEAPETASLEAEEDVNRIMEKDGVSGMVSDNAIEVDQWNGVVCILNQEPHYDDMVAVNQQTGEVRLGVPENNVVNQQHEVDPSGVREAGVGHNQLEIDSMHVVASDNGQPTESSRLQDRVARVCNNQIAFQQVDALASQPFVASDHSHSDAPVTELLPSMDSSAGSQPTTSFAEHAPANSIAVGESGTRISNTMTAPVTSIISNCPVTAPAVRMPVSMSQDPLQNELDRICRETEQIIKIHEDTKLQLKSDCEKEIQEVVAQIRTKHDIKLQEIESEFLRKKKEMADNQNKVFLNKILAEAFRSKCMDNKASSTPVRQQEINSSIVQQQLQLSEPTARPYIVTGLYSTALPAASLQTTPTSSPPAPPRQVVHSSGRFSSTSTRPPHISSISPATSNLRIGNEIRAPAPHLQHFRPSARGMQSQQVSTTSPTPSEIPSRGPATAQQSSPQTTTNSGESMGISPSMTSLQGLESLMDIDNQTSTNATQAWSSPPPTDLSSDSNPLAQPKLSMLNSVLTNPISEVVCLSDDD; this is encoded by the exons ATGAAGAACAAGAATGCTGATGGCAATGATTGCAGAGATGGTGCTTCCGAGAATGTTAATGGGGGCAGTGAATGCAGTCAAAGGAAGGTGGAAGAATTGATAGATAGGTGTGTTTTGAGAGATTCTGAGAAAAATTTGGAAGGAAATTCCATTGCAAGTGAACCTGTAAAAGAGGTGTTGGAAAATAATGGTGGACCAAAACCTCCACTTAAAAGCCAGAAGCTCACATTCTTAGAAAAAGACCATCAATTTAAAGAAGGGGACAGCAGGGAAGATCTGAATAGTGATGACAGTGTGCTGCTGTCAGCTCAAAGAACTTTATCGGAGCCGGAGAATGATGTTGCTCAAATGGAACAAGAACAATTGCCAGCAGAGTTGGTAGATTTGACAGTTAATAGGACACCCAGGGTTGATACTGAGGTGGAGAGTGGTTACAAGGAGATGCCTTTTAAACGAAAAAGAAGCATTGAGGACTTGAATTCTGATGCTACAACAATGGTTTCAAATAAAGTTGCCGATGCAGCTCCATATGAGAACGGCAGAACTGATTCCGTGGCGAAGTGCGCTACATCTTCCAAAAGGCAAAG AGGGGGAATTGAAGCCAATGTCACTGCAGGACCTGCAGAACCATGCATCGCGGACTTGCATCTTAAAAAGTCTTCTCTATATTCTCAGCTCGATGGCGACCCAAATACATGTGTCATCTGCAAGCTTGGTGGAAAGCTCTT GTGTTGTGACGGACAAGGTTGTAAAAGAAGCTACCATCTTTCTTGTCTAGATCCTCCTTTAGGGGATGTTCCCCTTGGAGTTTGGCACTGTCTTGCATGTGTTAGGAAGAAGATCGAGTTTGGTATGCATTCAGTTTCAAAGGGAATAGAGTCAATTTGGGATGCCAGTGAAGTGGAGGTGGCAGATGACAATG GAGTGCAAAGGCAGAAGCAATTTTATGTTAAATACAAAGGTCTTGCTCATGTTCATAATCGCTGGTTGCCGGAGAATCAATTGATCCTTGAAGCTCCTTCACTTCTAGCaaaattcaaccaaaaaaaccag GTCAGAAAGTGGAAGCAAGAATGGATTGTGCCACATCACATGCTTCAAAAGCGATCAGTAATGTTTCCCAACCAGCACGTAGAGAATTTCAGTCACCATGCTAGCAATATTCTAGCATGCCAATTTGAGTGGCTTGTTAAATGGCGTGGCCTGGATTATGAGCATGCAACCTGGGAGTTGGAGATTGCTCCTTTCATGAATTCACCTGAAGCTCAGAGCCTCATACGAGATTATGAAAATCGTCTTGTGAAGGCAAAAGGAGCTGAGTATTTATCTATAATAGATAAG AAACTCACGATGAAAAAGCGTTCATTGGTTAAATTGTTGCAGTTGTCAGCTGGAGGTTCACCTGAATTTGATTATAACCATCTGGACTTTGTCAACTATCTTCATGACTACTGGCTCAAGGGAGAGAATGCTGTTCTTATCGATGATCAG GAACAAATCACAAAGGtgatctcttttattttgtcattGTCATCCAATGCCTCTTGGCCTTTTCTCATCATCACAACTTCTGCTTCACTTCATTCATGGGAAGAAGAGTTATTTCGTCTGGCACCATCTCTATATGCTGTGGTTTATCACGGAAACAAAGACATACGGAAAAGTATTAGGAAGTTGGAGTTTTACAGTGAAGGCGGTTGCATTATGTTTCAAATACTTGTAACATCACCAGAAGTTATTATTGAG GATCTAAATGTGCTTGAATCAATGAAATGGGAAGCTGTAATAGTGGATGAGTGCCAGAGCTCTAGAATATTTTCacattttaaacaaattaagatgCTAAGGACTGCTATGCGGCTTCTCCTTGTAAATGGTCAGCTTAAG GATGGCATCACTGAGCACCTGCTGTCTCTGCTTGTTCATCAGAGTGATCTAAATGGCAGTGAAGACTTGGTAACTAATTTAAGCCCTAAGACTGGCAATTTGAAGGACCAGTTGTCAAAATACATTGCAAACAGTCCCAGACCAGACCCCTCAAGGTTTAAAGAATATTGGGTTCCTGTACAGTTATCCCTCATGCAGCTTGAGCAGTATTGTGCCACTTTACTTTCAAAATCTTTATCACTTTGCTCGTCCTCAAGGAACGATCCTGTTGGTGCCCTCCGCGATATTCTTATCTCTTGTCGCAAG TGTTGCGATCATCCCTACATCATGAATCCATCACTACAAATTTCATTAACGAAAGACAGAAAAGAAGCTGACATTTTAGATATTGGAATAAAAGCAAGTGGCAAGCTGCAACTCCTGGGTGAGATGCTTTTCAGCATAAAAGAGAGAGGATTAAGAGCGCTGGTCCTTTTTCAG TCTAGTGGAGGTTCTGGAAAGGATAATATTGGTGATATATTGGATGACTTTGTGCGTCAAAGATTTGGCCAGGGTTCTTATGAACGTGTTGATGAGCATGTACTCCCTTCAAGGAAGCAATCTGCTTTGAAGTTCTTCAATAATCATCAGGAAGGGAGGTTTGTGTTCTTATTAGAAACCCGTGCTTGTAGTTCCAGCATCAAACTTTCATCTGTGGATACTGTCATCATATTTGCTAGCGATTGGAACCCGATGACTGATATAAGGAGCCTgcaaaaaataacattacatTCACAGTTTGACCAGATAAATATATTTCGTCTATACTCTTCTTGCACTGTGGAAGAAAAAGTTCTAATCATTGCAAGGCAAGATAAGACACTCGAGAGTAGTTTACACAGTATAAGCCGGGCTGCTAGTGACATGCTGCTTATGTGGGGGGCTTCGTatctctttgaaaaattatcaGAGTTCCATTGTGGCAATGACACTGCCTCGAGTGGAAATACATTGTTTGAGCAATCACATTTGAAAGATGTTATCCAAGAGTTCTTAACCATAATAATTCAGAAGGGAAAAGATAATACTCCAAGTAACTCAataattttgaaagttaaaCAAAATCAAGGAATATATACTACTAATTTTCCATTGCATGGTGAGCGAAAAATTCAATTGTTGGATGAAGAGCTGCCTCatatattttggaaaaaactGCTTGAGGGAAAACAGCCACGGTGGAAATATAGTTCTGGTTTGTCTCAGAGGAACAGAAAAAGGGTTCAATATGCTGATGATATACAGAAGAATACTGTAGTTGAGGGTGATGAAGTTGTAAAGAAGCGCAATAAAGTGGCCAACAATAGCACTAATTCACCTTCTCTAAAAGCTGCTCTAATAG GAACTTCTGGAGCCCCAGTGCTTAATATGTCTCAATTCCTGCCAAGTTCAACTGGCCGTCTTAACACTACTGCTACAAATCATGTTTCCAACTTCAGACATTCGAATAGTAATTCATCAGAAGTACTAAAAGCTAATAAGGTTGAGTATAATGAAAGAATGAATTTGCATGATTCCGAGAAGAGTCTCCATCTCATTCTGAAGCCAGAGATAACAAAACTTTGTGAAATTTTGCAACTCCCA GAAAATGTCAAGGTCATGGTGGAACGATTTCTGGAATATGTGCTGAATAATCACCATATCAGTAGAGAACCAGCTAGCATATTACAGGCATTTCTGATATCCTTG TGTTGGACTTCAGCTTCCATGCTAAAGCACAAACTTGGTCACAAAGAATCACTTGCACTTGCAAAACAGCATCTGAATTTTGGCTGCAAGAAAGATGAGGCAGATTTTGTTTATTCAAAGTTGCGATGTCTGAAGAAAGCATTTCTTCATCATACAGGGACTTATAAGGTGGCCACATCTCCAAAAGCTGCAGAGTTTTCAACTGAAGATCACAGCAAGAATCAGTCAAATGGAAGATCATCACTGTCAACACCATCAAACATGCAAAAGGGGAGAATAGAGGTTGAAAACCTGAGACCTAGCCAGGAATTCTCCATTGATCAGGTCGTTTCCCATCTAGGATTGGCACAAAAAGATTACTCAAAAAGTATCAAAGATATTGAAAAGAAATGTGACAAACAGATGAGGAAGCTATTGCAGAGGCAACAAGAAGAAATGGAAGAGTTTGAAAAGAAGTACGAGGAAGAGAAGGCAGAGCTTGAACATATGCACAGAACAGAGGCAGCTGTTATTCGTTTACACAGTAATATTTTGGAGAGAACAGATAAACTTAAGGTACTGGATAATGTTTATGcaaaaaagtttgaagatcTTAACTGGCAGATGGATATGCATCTTAATAATCTTTTGGAATTGCAACTGGCTACAAGGAACAAGTTACAAGAGAGGAAGGCTCAATGGATTAAAGGAGTTAAGTCCTGGGCACATGCTGAATTAATAAAGAAACCAACTGCAAATGAGTCTGGATATAATCAAGAAAACTTTGTCACTTGGAATTCTTGTTGCAAAGAACAGACTCCCGAACGATCCCGGAGCATGCCAGATGATGTTCCACTGGAAGTTCCTGAAACTGTGAGTTCGAGTGAGGATGTACTTCCTGGGGTATTAGCTACATCCAAACCGAGCTCTGATGGGGCCACATCCAGCATGCTTGACAGAGAAGTTCCCTTGGAAGTGCCTCAGACTGCAACTGTGAGGGGTGTTTCAGAGGATGTTATGTCTGCGAATTCATTTCCATGTGAAGAACAAATCCCTGATTTACAGGTTACATTGAGAGTACTTGAGGCTAACTGCTCTAGTGATGGTCCTGAGAACACCATTCATAAATCTTCATCTGAAAAAGGTTCTGATAGAGTTACGTTAACAGTGCCTGATAGAGAATTTTCACTGGGGGTGACTGGGATAGTCACTTCCATTGGTGGCCTGGAGAATGCTGCTTCTGTAAATCCTTCACCATCTGAAGGACAACCTCATGCCAGATCCACTTCATGCATGGATGTCAGAGAAGTTTTATTGGAAGCGCCTGAAACTGCTTCTCTGGAAGCTGAAGAGGATGTTAACAGAATTATGGAGAAAGATGGAGTATCTGGCATGGTATCTGATAATGCCATTGAAGTTGATCAGTGGAATGGAGTGGTGTGTATTCTTAATCAAGAGCCTCACTATGATGATATGGTGGCAGTCAACCAGCAAACTGGAGAGGTTCGATTAGGAGTGCCTGAAAACAATGTTGTTAACCAGCAGCATGAGGTGGATCCATCAGGAGTTCGTGAAGCGGGGGTTGGCCACAATCAGCTAGAGATTGACAGTATGCACGTTGTAGCCTCTGATAATGGCCAACCAACTGAATCCTCTAGATTGCAAGATAGAGTTGCACGAGTTTGTAATAACCAGATTGCTTTCCAACAAGTTGATGCTTTGGCATCCCAACCTTTTGTAGCTTCTGATCATTCTCATAGTGACGCGCCTGTCACAGAATTGTTACCATCCATGGACTCCTCTGCTGGTTCACAGCCTACAACTTCATTTGCAGAACATGCGCCTGCTAATTCAATAGCTGTTGGTGAATCAGGGACGCGTATCTCAAACACGATGACTGCACCTGTCACTTCTATAATTAGTAATTGTCCTGTTACTGCACCCGCTGTTCGAATGCCTGTATCTATGTCTCAAGATCCATTGCAGAATGAATTGGATAGAATATGCAGAGAAACAGAACAAATAATCAAGATCCATGAAGATACA AAGCTGCAGCTGAAATCTGATTGCGAGAAGGAGATACAGGAGGTTGTTGCTCAAATTCGTACAAAGCATGATATTAAACTTCAGGAGATAGAATCTGAATTCCTCCGTAAGAAGAAAGAGATGGCTGacaatcaaaacaaagttttcttGAACAAGATTTTGGCCGAGGCATTCAGGAGCAAGTGCATGGATAATAAGGCATCTAGCACCCCTGTCAGGCAGCAAG AGATAAACTCTAGTATCGTGCAGCAGCAGCTTCAGCTATCGGAACCCACTGCTCGGCCTTATATTGTTACTGGCTTGTATTCCACTGCTCTTCCAGCAGCTAGTCTGCAAACAACTCCAACATCTTCCCCTCCTGCCCCACCACGACAGGTTGTTCATAGCTCAGGACGTTTCTCAAGTACCTCAACCAGACCACCACATATCAGCTCCATCTCTCCTGCCACAAGCAATCTCCGAATCGGTAATGAGATTCGAGCTCCTGCCCCACACCTGCAGCATTTTAGACCTTCAGCACGCGGGATGCAAAGTCAACAAGTATCAACAACTTCTCCCACACCTTCTGAGATTCCTTCACGAGGTCCTGCAACTGCACAACAATCAAGTCCTCAGACGACAACAAATAGTGGTGAAAGCATGGGAATCTCACCTTCTATGACATCTCTCCAGGGACTTGAATCTTTAATGGATATAGATAATCAAACAAGTACAAATGCAACTCAGGCCTGGAGTTCCCCCCCACCAACTGATTTGAGTTCTGACTCAAACCCATTGGCTCAACCAAAGCTTAGCATGCTAAATAGTGTGCTGACAAACCCAATAAGCGAGGTTGTTTGTTTATCAGATGATGATTGA